In Equus asinus isolate D_3611 breed Donkey chromosome 13, EquAss-T2T_v2, whole genome shotgun sequence, one DNA window encodes the following:
- the LOC106821944 gene encoding olfactory receptor 2V1-like, which yields MVWVGNQTLISHFIFLGLFTHSPLHIFLFSITMIMFLMALSGNGLMILLINVSPHLHTPMYFFLSWLSLMDLMLISTIVPRMAVDFLMGSISFTGCGLQILFFLTLTGGECFLLAFMAYDRYVAISNPLRYSVVMSRHVCWLMVSGSWLFGLVDGLIQAVFTLSFPYCGSQEIDHFFCDVPAVLKLACADTSLYETMIYVCCILMLLLPFSVISASYLKILVAVLRMRSAEGCQKAFATCSSHMAVVSLFYGAAMITYMRPQTYHSSKQDKVVSVFYTMITPMLNPLIYSLRNKEVARALKKLLWRCLCSREQD from the coding sequence ATGGTCTGGGTGGGAAACCAGACTCTCATCTCCCACTTCATTTTCCTGGGCCTCTTCACCCACTCACCACTccacatcttcctcttttccatcACCATGATCATGTTTTTGATGGCTCTCTCTGGCAACGGGCTCATGATCCTCCTCATCAATGTCAGCCCCCACctgcacacccccatgtacttcttcctcagctGGCTGTCACTCATGGACCTCATGCTCATCTCCACCATTGTGCCACGGATGGCCGTTGACTTCCTCATGGGCTCCATCTCCTTCACAGGCTGTGGGCTCCAGATCCTCTTCTTCCTTACCCTCACAGGGGGTGAGTGCTTCCTGCTGGCTttcatggcctatgaccgctatgtggccatcagCAATCCCCTGAGATACTCAGTGGTCATGAGCCGCCATGTATGCTGGCTCATGGTATCAGGCTCCTGGCTCTTTGGCCTGGTAGATGGGCTGATTCAGGCTGTCTTCACTCTAAGCTTTCCCTACTGTGGCTCCCAGGAGATTGACCACTTCTTCTGTGATGTCCCTGCTGTGCTCAAGCTGGCCTGTGCTGACACCTCTCTCTATGAGACCATGATCTATGTCTGCTGTATCCTCATGCTGCTCCTGCCCTTCTCTGTCATCTCTGCCTCCTACCTGAAGATCCTAGTGGCTGTGCTCCGTATGCGTTCTGCTGAAGGTTGTCAGAAGGCCTTTGCTACCTGCTCATCCCACATGGCAGTGGTCTCCCTCTTCTACGGGGCCGCCATGATCACCTACATGAGGCCCCAGACCTACCACTCCTCCAAACAGGACAAGGTGGTCTCTGTCTTCTATACCATGATCACCCCTATGCTCAACCCGCTCATCTACAGCTTGAGGAACAAGGAAGTGGCCAGGGCTCTCAAAAAACTCCTGTGGAGGTGTCTATGTAGTAGGGAGCAGGACTAG